From a single Kryptolebias marmoratus isolate JLee-2015 linkage group LG6, ASM164957v2, whole genome shotgun sequence genomic region:
- the hacd2 gene encoding very-long-chain (3R)-3-hydroxyacyl-CoA dehydratase 2: MSAAAPGTSKAAHGEAGPKKKKGPGALATAYLVIYNVVMTAGWLVIAVGLVRAYLARGSYHGLYYSIEKPLKFFQTGAVLEILHCAVGIVPSSVVLTGFQVMSRVFLTWAVTHSVREVQSEDSVLLFVTAWTITEIIRYSFYTFSLLNHLPYLIKWARYTFFIVLYPMGVTGELLTIYAALPYVQKTGLYSVTLPNKYNFSFDYYTFLILVMVSYIPLFPQLYFHMIRQRKKVLGHTEDYSKIE, encoded by the exons ATGTCGGCAGCTGCTCCGGGGACCAGCAAGGCGGCTCACGGTGAGGCGGGtccgaagaagaagaaaggaccCGGTGCCCTGGCTACGGCCTACCTGGTCATTTACAATGTTGTCATGACAGCTGG gtgGCTGGTGATAGCTGTGGGTCTGGTTCGGGCTTACCTGGCCAGAGGAAGCTACCATGGGCTGTATTACTCAATCGAGAAACCTCTGAAGTTTTTTCAGACCGGAGCTGTTCTGGAG ATCCTGCACTGCGCTGTGG GAATCGTGCCGTCCTCCGTGGTTCTGACTGGGTTTCAGGTCATGTCTCGGGTCTTCCTCACTTGGGCTGTCACTCACAGTGTCAGAGAG gTACAGAGTGAGGACAgtgtgctgctgtttgtcacAGCCTGGACCATCACTGAGATCATCCGCTACTCCTTCTACACCTTCAGTCTACTCAACCACCTGCCATACCTCATCAAATGGGCAAG GTACACCTTTTTCATCGTGCTGTATCCGATGGGAGTGACTGGAGAACTGCTGACCATCTATGCAGCTCTGCCGTACGTGCAGAAAACTGGCCTGTACTCCGTCACCCTCCCCAACAAGTACAACTTCTCCTTCGACTACTACACCTTCCTCATCCTCGTCATGGTCTCCTACATCCCCT TGTTTCCTCAGCTGTACTTCCACATGATACGACAAAGGAAGAAGGTGCTGGGCCACACAGAGGACTACAGCAAAATAGAGTGA